In the Mycolicibacter sp. MU0102 genome, one interval contains:
- a CDS encoding tyrosine recombinase XerC, translating into MEAILDEFDEYLALERGRSEHTRRAYLGDLRSLFGFLAEQGHTGIEGLSLPVLRSWLAAQAGAGAARSTLARRTSTVKTFTAWAVRRGLLSSDPGARLQLPKSRRTLPAVLRRDQAHDAMIAAKSGAQQNDPLALRDRLIAELLYATAVRVSELCGLDIDDVDSSRRVLRVVGKGNKQRTVPFGEPAADALQAWLTRGRPSLATLESGPALLLGARGGRLDPRQARTVVHQTVAAVGGAPDMGPHGLRHTAATHLLEGGADLRIVQELLGHSSLATTQLYTHVTVARLRAVHDQAHPRA; encoded by the coding sequence GTGGAAGCGATTCTCGACGAGTTCGACGAGTACCTCGCTTTGGAACGGGGCCGTTCCGAGCACACCCGGCGCGCCTACCTCGGTGATCTGCGATCGCTGTTCGGATTCCTCGCCGAGCAGGGACACACCGGCATCGAAGGACTGAGCCTTCCGGTGCTGCGCAGCTGGTTGGCCGCGCAGGCCGGCGCCGGTGCTGCGCGCAGCACCCTGGCGCGCCGCACATCGACGGTCAAGACCTTTACCGCGTGGGCGGTGCGGCGTGGGCTGCTGTCGTCGGATCCCGGTGCGCGCCTGCAGCTGCCGAAGTCGCGCCGCACGCTGCCGGCGGTACTTCGTCGAGACCAGGCGCATGACGCGATGATTGCTGCCAAATCCGGGGCACAGCAGAACGATCCCCTGGCGTTGCGGGACAGACTGATCGCCGAGTTGCTCTACGCCACCGCGGTGCGCGTCAGCGAACTGTGCGGCCTGGACATCGACGACGTCGACAGTTCACGACGGGTGCTGCGGGTGGTGGGCAAGGGCAACAAGCAACGCACGGTGCCGTTCGGGGAACCCGCCGCCGACGCGCTGCAGGCATGGCTCACCCGGGGGCGCCCGTCGCTGGCGACGCTGGAGTCCGGCCCGGCGCTGCTGCTCGGCGCCCGCGGCGGGCGCCTGGACCCGCGTCAGGCCCGCACCGTGGTGCACCAGACCGTCGCCGCGGTCGGGGGAGCACCGGATATGGGGCCGCACGGGCTGCGCCACACCGCGGCCACGCATCTGTTGGAGGGTGGGGCAGACCTGCGGATCGTGCAGGAACTGCTCGGTCACTCCAGCCTGGCCACCACGCAGCTCTACACCCATGTCACCGTCGCCCGGCTGCGTGCCGTGCACGATCAGGCCCACCCGCGGGCGTGA
- a CDS encoding M23 family metallopeptidase, which translates to MRCVALLLVGGLLLAAPAHGDTVRLDWPLRPRPAVVRRFDAPRPDWQRGHRGVDLAGEPGQPVYAAGGGTVVFAGRSGGQPVVSLAHPGGLRTSYQPVFAAVRIGQLVAAGSVIGTLEPGHPGCATCLHWGAMWGPASRADYLDPLGLLASTPIRLKPVTGGTGATAKAVDAKNPAWRR; encoded by the coding sequence ATGCGATGCGTGGCATTGTTGCTGGTCGGAGGCCTTTTGCTGGCCGCACCGGCGCACGGCGACACGGTTCGGCTGGATTGGCCGCTGCGGCCACGCCCGGCGGTGGTGCGGCGATTCGATGCCCCGCGCCCGGATTGGCAGCGTGGCCACCGGGGCGTGGACCTGGCCGGGGAACCGGGCCAGCCGGTGTATGCCGCCGGCGGCGGCACGGTGGTGTTCGCCGGACGTTCCGGTGGGCAGCCGGTGGTGTCGCTGGCCCATCCCGGCGGGTTGCGCACCAGCTACCAGCCGGTGTTCGCGGCTGTCCGGATCGGTCAGCTGGTGGCCGCGGGGTCGGTGATCGGCACCTTGGAGCCCGGCCATCCGGGCTGCGCGACTTGCCTGCACTGGGGCGCGATGTGGGGGCCGGCGTCGCGGGCCGACTACCTCGATCCGTTGGGATTGCTGGCCTCGACGCCGATCCGACTCAAGCCGGTGACGGGCGGGACGGGGGCTACCGCGAAGGCAGTCGACGCAAAAAATCCAGCATGGCGGCGATGA
- a CDS encoding alpha/beta fold hydrolase, whose amino-acid sequence MRSHLELPSGPISYLDFRPDNNAVGTVVLLHGGGTDSAALSWGEVGPRLAAGGFRVIAPDHPGCGKSPMPTWRVTQQRLVAYVGEFIDALGLDYYAIGGLSLGGALSIGHVLDRPERVTAALLLDSYGLMPRLAGGRQLLAWAMQRTGALDLATRWMSTNRAALTWSLKSLIRDPAQRNPELIAEIISAARHPGFAAFEQWQHDEMLWNRLKTDYTAQLASFPRPALIIHGDRDAGVPIARARAAAALIPHAELKVIAGAGHWVQRDQPDVVIAAMLDFLRRLPSR is encoded by the coding sequence GTGCGGTCACATCTCGAACTGCCGTCCGGACCGATCTCCTACCTCGACTTTCGTCCCGACAACAACGCAGTTGGCACCGTGGTGCTGCTGCATGGTGGCGGCACGGACAGCGCCGCGTTGTCCTGGGGAGAGGTCGGACCGCGCTTGGCTGCCGGCGGCTTCCGTGTCATCGCTCCCGATCACCCCGGCTGCGGCAAGAGCCCGATGCCCACCTGGCGGGTGACCCAGCAGCGGCTGGTCGCCTACGTGGGGGAGTTCATCGACGCGCTCGGACTGGATTACTACGCCATCGGCGGGTTGTCGCTGGGCGGGGCGCTGTCGATCGGGCATGTGTTGGACCGGCCAGAACGGGTTACTGCGGCACTGCTGTTGGACAGTTACGGGCTGATGCCGCGGCTGGCCGGCGGCCGCCAGCTGCTGGCGTGGGCGATGCAGCGCACCGGAGCGCTGGATCTCGCCACTCGGTGGATGTCCACGAACCGCGCCGCACTGACGTGGAGCCTCAAATCGCTGATCCGTGATCCAGCCCAACGCAACCCCGAGCTGATCGCGGAGATCATCTCCGCCGCACGGCACCCCGGGTTTGCCGCCTTCGAGCAATGGCAGCACGACGAGATGTTGTGGAACCGGCTGAAAACCGACTACACGGCTCAGCTGGCGTCGTTCCCGCGTCCGGCGCTGATCATCCACGGCGACCGGGACGCCGGCGTGCCCATTGCACGTGCACGCGCGGCGGCCGCGCTGATTCCGCACGCCGAGTTGAAAGTCATTGCCGGTGCCGGGCACTGGGTCCAACGGGATCAGCCTGACGTCGTCATCGCCGCCATGCTGGATTTTTTGCGTCGACTGCCTTCGCGGTAG
- the tsf gene encoding translation elongation factor Ts — MGNYTAADVKRLRELTGSGMMDCKNALAESDGDFDKAVEVLRIKGAKDVGKRAERATAEGLVAAKGGALIELNSETDFVAKNDEFKTLADEVVTAAAAAKTSDVEELKSAKLGDRTVGEAIEALSAKIGEKLELRRVAYFDGTVEAYLHKRASDLPPAVGVLVEYSGDNTEAAHAVALQIAALRAKYLSRDDVPAELVANERRIAEETAKEEGKPEAALPKIVEGRVTGFFKDVVLLDQSSVSDSKKSVKALLDEAGVTVTRFARFEVGQA, encoded by the coding sequence GTGGGGAACTACACCGCTGCCGACGTTAAGCGGCTTCGGGAGCTCACCGGCTCAGGCATGATGGACTGCAAGAATGCGCTGGCCGAGAGTGACGGCGACTTCGACAAGGCCGTCGAGGTGCTGCGCATCAAGGGTGCCAAGGACGTCGGCAAGCGCGCCGAGCGTGCCACCGCCGAAGGTCTGGTCGCCGCCAAGGGCGGCGCCCTGATCGAGCTGAACTCCGAGACCGACTTCGTCGCCAAGAACGACGAGTTCAAGACGCTCGCCGACGAGGTCGTCACCGCCGCCGCGGCGGCCAAGACCTCCGATGTCGAGGAGCTCAAGAGCGCCAAGCTCGGTGACCGCACCGTCGGTGAGGCCATCGAGGCGCTGTCGGCCAAGATCGGCGAGAAGCTCGAACTGCGCCGCGTCGCCTACTTCGACGGCACCGTGGAGGCCTACCTGCACAAGCGGGCCTCCGACCTGCCGCCGGCTGTCGGCGTGTTGGTCGAGTACAGCGGCGACAACACCGAGGCGGCTCACGCCGTGGCGCTGCAGATCGCCGCGCTCAGGGCCAAGTACCTGAGCCGCGACGACGTGCCCGCCGAGCTGGTGGCCAACGAGCGTCGCATCGCCGAAGAGACGGCCAAGGAGGAGGGCAAGCCCGAGGCCGCCCTGCCCAAGATCGTCGAAGGCCGGGTCACCGGCTTCTTCAAGGACGTGGTGCTGCTGGACCAGTCTTCGGTTTCCGACTCGAAGAAGAGCGTCAAGGCGCTGCTCGACGAGGCCGGCGTGACCGTGACCCGCTTCGCGCGGTTCGAGGTCGGACAGGCCTAG
- the rpsB gene encoding 30S ribosomal protein S2 produces the protein MAVVTMKQLLDSGAHFGHQTRRWNPKMKRFIFTDRNGIYIIDLQQTLTFIDQAYEFVKETVAHGGTIMFVGTKKQAQESVAAEATRVGMPYVNQRWLGGMLTNFSTVHKRLQRLKELEAMEQTGGFEGRTKKEILMLTREKNKLERSLGGIRDMNKVPSAVWVVDTNKEHLAVAEAIKLGIPVIAILDTNCDPDQVNYPIPGNDDAIRSAALLTKVIASAVAEGLQARAGQGNGEGKAAAETVEPLAEWEQELLAGATTAAPDADADAAAAGAETTNDAS, from the coding sequence ATGGCTGTCGTAACCATGAAACAGCTGCTGGACAGCGGCGCCCACTTCGGGCATCAGACCCGTCGTTGGAATCCCAAGATGAAGCGGTTCATCTTCACCGACCGCAACGGCATCTACATCATCGACTTGCAGCAGACGCTGACGTTCATCGACCAGGCGTACGAGTTCGTCAAGGAGACCGTCGCGCACGGCGGCACCATCATGTTCGTCGGCACCAAGAAGCAGGCTCAGGAATCGGTCGCGGCCGAGGCCACCCGGGTCGGGATGCCGTACGTCAACCAGCGCTGGCTGGGCGGCATGCTCACCAACTTCTCCACCGTGCACAAGCGCCTGCAGCGCCTCAAGGAACTCGAGGCCATGGAGCAGACCGGTGGCTTCGAAGGTCGCACCAAGAAGGAAATCTTGATGCTGACCCGCGAGAAGAACAAGCTGGAGCGCAGCCTCGGCGGTATCCGCGACATGAACAAGGTGCCGTCGGCCGTCTGGGTCGTCGACACCAACAAGGAGCACCTCGCGGTCGCGGAGGCCATCAAGCTGGGCATCCCGGTCATCGCGATCCTGGACACCAACTGCGACCCCGACCAGGTGAACTACCCGATCCCGGGTAATGACGACGCCATCCGCTCGGCGGCTCTGCTGACCAAGGTCATCGCCTCCGCGGTGGCCGAGGGGCTGCAGGCTCGGGCAGGTCAGGGCAACGGCGAGGGCAAGGCTGCGGCCGAAACGGTTGAGCCGCTGGCCGAGTGGGAGCAGGAGCTGCTGGCGGGTGCCACCACCGCGGCGCCCGACGCCGACGCCGACGCCGCTGCTGCCGGCGCCGAAACCACCAACGACGCATCGTAG
- a CDS encoding amidase: protein MQHAHAFGNDALGDSDTVGLVERLRSGEVSAAELVDAAIARTEAVNPQLNALAYRAFDRARQTAGQGSGGHTGFFQGVPTFIKDNVDVAGMPTMQGTDAWQPHPATADGDFAKLYRSTGLIPLGKTQLSEFGFSASAEHPRIGAVRNPWNTDYTAAASSSGSAAFVAAGVVPIAHANDGGGSIRIPAACNGLVGLKPSRGRLPLDKDLRAMPVRIVFNGVVTRSVRDTAAFYAEAERISRNTKLPPIGDIRAPGAQRLRIAVITQSIARETSAEMRELTLKTAALLEELGHRVEYLDRPPVPAHFADDFLLYWAFLATALVRGGRRMFGPTFDRTQLDNLTLGLDRHATRHLYRLPLAVARLASVRRRHTSRLYGDYDVVLTPTLAHETPRVGHLDPTASYEQVIDRLMDWVAFTPLQNVTGEPAISLPLAESAAGLPVGMMFSAPIGQDARLLELAYELEAAKPWPRIAAGV from the coding sequence ATGCAACATGCGCACGCATTCGGTAATGACGCGCTCGGTGACTCGGACACGGTCGGTCTGGTTGAACGACTCCGATCGGGCGAGGTGTCGGCCGCCGAGTTGGTCGACGCCGCGATCGCGCGCACCGAAGCGGTCAACCCGCAGCTGAACGCCCTGGCCTACCGGGCGTTCGACCGCGCGCGGCAGACCGCCGGGCAGGGCAGCGGCGGCCACACCGGGTTCTTCCAGGGCGTCCCGACGTTTATCAAAGACAATGTCGACGTCGCCGGGATGCCGACCATGCAGGGCACCGACGCCTGGCAGCCCCACCCGGCCACGGCCGACGGCGACTTCGCCAAGCTCTATCGCAGCACCGGGCTCATTCCGCTGGGCAAAACGCAGTTGAGCGAGTTCGGCTTCAGCGCTTCGGCCGAGCATCCGCGGATCGGCGCGGTCCGCAACCCGTGGAACACCGACTACACCGCGGCGGCGTCGTCGTCGGGGTCGGCGGCGTTCGTCGCTGCCGGGGTGGTCCCGATCGCGCATGCCAACGACGGCGGCGGGTCCATCCGCATTCCCGCGGCCTGCAACGGTCTGGTCGGGCTCAAGCCGTCGCGGGGCCGGCTGCCGTTGGACAAGGACTTGCGTGCCATGCCGGTGCGGATCGTCTTCAACGGAGTGGTGACCCGCTCGGTGCGCGACACCGCCGCCTTTTACGCAGAGGCGGAACGGATCTCGCGCAACACCAAGCTGCCGCCGATCGGTGACATCCGGGCACCGGGTGCTCAGCGCCTGCGGATCGCGGTGATCACCCAGTCGATCGCGCGCGAGACGTCGGCGGAAATGCGCGAGCTGACGTTGAAGACGGCGGCGCTGCTCGAGGAGCTGGGGCACCGCGTCGAGTATCTCGACCGGCCACCGGTGCCGGCGCACTTCGCCGACGACTTCCTGCTCTACTGGGCGTTTTTGGCGACGGCGTTGGTCAGGGGTGGACGACGGATGTTCGGCCCCACCTTCGATCGCACCCAGCTGGACAACCTGACACTGGGGCTGGATCGCCATGCCACCCGCCACCTCTACCGGCTGCCGCTGGCGGTCGCCCGCCTGGCGTCCGTGCGCCGGCGGCACACCTCACGGCTGTACGGCGACTACGACGTCGTGCTCACGCCGACGCTGGCCCACGAGACACCGAGGGTGGGCCACCTGGACCCCACGGCCAGCTATGAGCAGGTCATCGACCGGCTGATGGATTGGGTGGCGTTCACTCCGCTGCAGAATGTCACCGGGGAACCGGCGATCTCGCTGCCGCTGGCCGAGTCCGCGGCCGGCTTGCCGGTGGGCATGATGTTCAGTGCCCCCATCGGGCAGGATGCCCGGCTGTTGGAGTTGGCCTACGAACTGGAGGCCGCCAAGCCCTGGCCCAGGATCGCAGCTGGGGTCTGA